Below is a genomic region from Cloeon dipterum chromosome 2, ieCloDipt1.1, whole genome shotgun sequence.
TCTAGCGTTGCGTCCGTTGCGATTTGCGATGCACGTTTAATGTTGTACTGGTTCATACAAATTTGAGTATATTTGACACCGAATCCTCGCCGACAACACATTATACAAAACTTTTTGACGGATTGACAATCGAAGATGGATCCACCTTCAACGATTCCTCGAGAGGGCTCGAAGGAGCCGAGAAAAAGACCGCAAGGTATGAACAATGCAATAATTGACTTTGCCGGGATTTCGACACGCAATTGAGTGCATTGCCGAGTTCTTTTATCTTTCTTCGGCCATTCCccaaaaatatgtatgtatctTGCTTGACTCTTCTGCAGTCTGCACTTTGGCTTGCCTTCACGTGACAAGATTtcaataaatggaaaaattacagttttcgccaccccttaTTTTCTATGGGATTCTCAgaattctcataagaactggcgagatgtgtaacccggcagaaactaACTAtgataattatgtatttacatAATATTGCCGCAAAACTTTTGGTTGTCCTTGGACTAACTAATTAGAGACCTTATAATTcacattaaatataaaaggaCTCAAGGGCAAAGTACAAAAAGTTAATCTCTATATAATTTGTATGCGTATGGTATCTACATAATATTATCTCTTTTTCATTGCCGttcattaaatattatcagaccatttgagttttaaattttatagatcatacatacatacataccctgttatatattgttgtttattcttggcATAGTCATAAACAACAATATGTTTATAACAGGGTAATAtatatctaaaattaaaaatcaaatggtctggtaatattttatgaaaggcaatgaaaaagaaaaattattatgcacCAAAcacattgaataaatatattatgtttatgTATAAGATATTGATACTTTCAGAAATTAATAGCAGTTATTTCATTCTGTTCAATATAATAGAAGATCAAGACAATGCTTCGGACAACAAACGAGCAATGCTGACCAAGTCCTCGGTGGCCATGCGGATGATGGCCAAAATGGGCTACAAGGAGGGTGGTGGCCTCGGCCGAGAGGAACAAGGAATAACCGCACCTGTGGTCCCTAGCACACAACTTGGACGACGGGGCTTGGGTCTCAAGGTGGCTGGCCTAGAAAGCAAGACTGTAAAATGGGATTGGGACTCCGAGGTGGTTGAGGCGAAGGAGACGCTGAAATGGCTCCCTGGTGCGGAAGTGCCCACTGATCTCTCCCCTAACTGGGTCCAGCTCGGTGAAGAGAAACGCACCATTGACGATGAGGACAAGTATTGCTCCCCTGAGGTTTTGAAGAATGTTCTCAGCGCCAAGTCCGTGTTTGACCAGCTGGACGATGTAGAATTGAGGAAATCTAGAGGAAAATGCAATCCTTTTGAAAGCATtggaaaagtatttttccaaaacagaGCTGCACTTAAAATGGCAAATATTGACGCCGCGTGTGATATGATGTTCACCGATCCAAAGAACAAAGAGGGCCAGAAATCCCTGCCACAAGATCAGCTTCTTTACTTTGCCGACATCTGCGCTGGACCAGGCGGCTTCTCGGAGTATGTGCTTTGGCGGAAGAGTTGGCAAGCCAAGGGCTTTGGCTTCACACTTCGTGGGGGCAATGACTTCAAGCTGGAAGACTTCTACGCAGCAAGTGCGGAGACGTTCGAGCCGTGCTATGGGAAAGACGGAGACGGTAACATCTACAAGCCAGCCAACATTAGCCACTTCCAAGAACATGTACTTGCCAACGCGGGTGGCAAAGGGGTCCATTTCACCATGGCTGACGGAGGCTTCTCCGTCGAAGGCCAGGAGAACATTCAAGAAATCTTATCTCATCGGTTGTACCTGTGTCAATGCTTGGTTGCCCTGAGCATCACACGCCCCGGTGGACATTTTGTGGTCAAGCTGTTTGATCTCTTCACCCCATTCAGTGCTGGTCTAATTTGGTTGATGAGGAGAGCTTTCCGAGAAATCTGCATCTTCAAGCCTAATACAAGTCGGCCAGCTAATTCTGAAAGATATCTAGTTTGCAAGTATGTATGAACTACTTACCATTTAAACCTTTTTCATTTGagataaattcaaaacaataaacccattattttaacttaaactTTTGAGTTCAAAGCACATCTTCTgttttaagttgaaatttaGTAGTGTTTCTTATTGTGCTGATCAACTCACAAATTCCCTCCTTAACCAGTTTCAGCTGCTGTGGTTCTATCCTTAATTTAACAGGCTATTATCCTGTCTGAGAATTGAAGATAGCTCCTACAAAATACTTCCATCTGAATTATAGATATTCCAAAGTTAGATCTAAAAATAGTcctaaaaaccatttaaaagatttatttgaaacttaaaaaatagtgATTGGCTTTGATGAATGTTTTTATCTGAATCAAAGTCATATTCTTGAATCTATGATATTGATTTGAGACGCGATAGCCTTACCAATCCTTTCTGTCTGCAGGCACAGACTAGATGATGTTTCCGCTGTGAGAAACCTCATGTGGACTGCCAATgaagagtttgaaaaattaggaaCTGGCAGTGGCAGAGCAGTTGTCACCTTAGTTCCTGAGGATGTTATTGCTGGCGACAAAGAGCTAGTAGAGTACCTGACAACTTCAAACAATGAGCTTGGCCACCGGCAGGCTGTGTCTTTGAACAAAATCAAAGCTTTCTGTCAGGACCCTACCTTGTTCGAGCCAAGACAGGCTGAGATGAGGAAAAGCTGTCTGGATCTGTGGCGCATTCCAGAAAAAAGCCGAACTGTTCCTAGAGTAGAGCGGCCTGAAGCAGTGTTTGCTGGATTCAAATTGGAATATCTACAAAACATCTTTGACTTGACGCCCCCATTTCTGCAAGATATGAAAATGCTGGAGTGGAGGTGCTACGCTATGAATTCAAGACGTACTTCCAAGAAGTGCACTCTGTTTTTAAGTAAGTCCACCTAGTAAAAATTGTACGAATCAAATACTCATGACCATTTATCTTGCAGGCGTCGGACGTGGCAATGTCTACTTTCTAGACAGAGGCAGGTGGAACAACGTTAGCGTTGAAAACGCTAAACTAGACCTCCCTGCAAAGACCCTGGTTTTTGGAGAACTTGTCTCCGAGCTCCGAGGAGAGGCTCGTGCGCAAACCAGCATCAAAGTTTTGCATGTGATGGATGCCCACGTGTTAGGTGGCCGCGTCATTGGCCACCTAAGCTTTGACGAGCGTGTTTATCAATGCAAACTCTTCGCTAAGGCCGTGGACAGACCGACCAGAATCGACCTGACTCGGTTCTACGTTAAGGAAGCGTTCACTTTGGACAACTTGGATTCTCTGTTTGAAAAGCTGAACTCAAAAAGGATCAAGCAGTTCAGTGGGGACCGGAAAATGTGCTTTATGCTTGATGAAAGTGAGGAGAAGTTCTTCATGGTGGGAGGCTTATCTTTCATGAAGGTAGTCGTAGAACCTTGGACTGTAGCATTCAGCAAGTCTGCCTCTCGCAAGTACTGGTTCAACCTAGAGGATGGCACTTCCCTGTTTGAGCGTCCGAACGAGTCAAACCTGTGCTTTGAGGGATCCGTCAATTTGCGGGTGAATTGGTGGTGGGATGACAAAGTCAACCTTGCCATGGGTGATGATGTAAGAAGACTGGACTCAACCATTGTTCACAGAGTCAGCTTGGTTGACAAAATTGAGCGTGAAAAAGTTAGCCTAAGGATGATTTAGgctatttttcttcatttgttTATCAGAAATGATTATAGAAAGACGTTTGGAAATTATTCGCAGGATTAATTAGGTTGATAAAACTTCACATGACGAAGCTAAGAGCTGTTTTCTCTGTTAAGTTGtcagaattaaattgtatttcaaGATCCTTGGCTCacaggaaaaatttgttaaaccTAATTTCACACAATCTGAGCAGGCTGgtctaataataattcaatagACTGTTCACTGTTCCTACTAGTTTTATAGAAGTATGTGAATTTGGTTGGGCTACTTTTTGCAGGGATCATTTGCCTTTCTAAACATGGAAAAGCTTGGCTAAAGGCTTTCTGTGCTTGAATTGGTAGTTCAAGATCCACTGCACAacggtaattttttatataattttgcgTGAGTAGGCTAACTGAACCAATACGTTTATACCAATCAAATGTATTTCATGATAGTTTGCCTATTTGACTCGCAATCAATAAGTAGGCCTATTACTCTACTTGCTAAACGTACTAAAAATGACTTAATGAATTGCACTGTTGGATTGAACTATAATGTAGAAAATGGAGCCACAAAAATAGTTCctaagtattaaaaatatccaattaaaattagattgaatttcaagtggGTTTGCTGAGTTGactgaatatattttgtgatAGACAATAATATAAATACTACAAATTGTGAACAGttaattttatggttattTTACTGAGTGCCCTTAAATGGTGTCTATGCTATGTCAACTGGAAATAAAACTCATTAAGCTGCCagtataaatgttttaattatactaaaattcatttttggaaCAACAAggtataaacaaaataaatagggACTTAGCACCACTAACTGTTAACCATCTTCTTTCTGAAGTAACAATTTAGGTAAAAAAACGCAtagaatattaaaacaattaaaaaatctgcattaaAATGTGCTGGCCGAACGTAAATAATGCACTGCACTATTATGTTGTGCGAGCGAtagaattaaatcaattacttGGCCGAATTTAACTGCTCCCATGCCAACTGTATTGCCCAGATGCTAAGTGGACGCATATAACCAATAGCCCGGTAATACTTTTCTTCGTACAAAGCTTCAGGCGTTTCAAATCCCATTCCTATGCGATCATAAACTGTTTGGTAAATTCCAGCAGCAGTTTTGAAAGACTCTTCCACCATCCCctaaaaacgaaacaaaatataataaaacccAAATTTCTGTATGTTTAAAATCTACCTCGTGCATCATGACAGCAGCAAGCGCATAAACAGTACCAACCCAAACTTCTTCGCTTTGGATGGTAAATAGATCCTTATTCCCAGAGGGTAACATTCCATTCACAGCCCCCATGGTACCATTTTTGAACTTCATTACGTTGTTGTTAAATATTGTTGTTAGTGCCTTCTTCACGTTTTCTTTTGGAAACACCTGAAGATAATGGACATTGAAGTGATGCATTTCATTACGTTGCAAAATGAACTTGCCTTATCAGTCACCCCACATGCTCGAAGATACCAGTGACCGCATAGCTGATCAGACATAATTGATGAAGAATGAGGTGCTCCGGAGCTGTCAAAGTTGTAATATTCGCCtgcatatattaaatttgagaaaattagtgTAATTCTATGACGCGCGGTCACTCACCATTCCAAAGCTTTGCTTCAAAGGCCGCTTTCCCTTTATGTAGAGTGGTTTCGTAGAGTTCGGTCGATTCTCCAAGAGCTCTTCCCATCTCAACCATTGAATGAAGAGAGGCCAGCCACAGACTCCCACAGTAcgcactttattttaaatataacaagaggacttttaattatttcccatGGAACATTGCGATCTGACTCGAATTGTTAAGCAATCATAGGCacaaatattcaatatttatgaACTCTACGGAAGCTGCCTGTCATCAAACAAGAGAATCAATGACAAGCAAAACTTCAAGACTAACTTGAGGccccaattaaataaatatatcatttcATTACTATGAGCATTTTTAGGAGTAGAAGTACCTTGCCCCCGTCATAATCCAACTGTCATATGTTTGGTCTGGAAAGCCTCCGTTCTCAATCAATCCATCGTCGTCCTTGTCCCAAGCCAATGATTTTTGGATCACGGTGCAAGCTTGAGGCCACATGGCCTTTAGATATGCCAAGTCTTTCCACAAAGTAAAGTCTCTAAACACTTGAAGCACAAATTTTGAGTTGAGATCTCGCCAGTCAGCAACATCATGAATTGGGTAAGAATTAATGTTGACAAACGGGTCTTCCTCTGAAAATAAAGTGAGTTCAAAACATCAGTTATGGGCAAacataagaaataaaattaaggggGAATAGTTCTAGCTCCAATATCCCAagtcatgaaaatttttatcatgcaCACACAACTACTACTTAGAGCTTTGCCAACAGCTGGGCAAGGATATGCATTGAACTAAATTAGATTGACAGACGAGCAAGActattattaaatcaatttgtaaGCTTCAATAAGTGCTTTATTAACTTTGTGGTTTCAAATGGACCAACCCATCaaaaagagcaattttaatcttaataatAGTATCTGATGTGTAATCTGGCTATAGGTTATTTTGATGATAGCAAATATTTACCAGGATCTCCAACATCGTGAGGGACAGAGCCAGCTGATTTTCTGATTGCCTTTTGTCCATCATATAAGTGCTTTCTGCGTGAAAGGTCTTCTTTAGAAATTGAGTCCCTGATATCATACTGTAGGACTTTCTGCAGTTGTGGCCACAACTGAGTAAGAGCAAATGAGGCGTAGAAGTGGACATCATAAGTGTTGTACATTCTGTACTCGTGGCCTTCTAAATATCCAAATCGTCCGTACTCCATCCTGATAAAGAAACAATAatgattgattaaataaattatttcaagcacTCCTCTTACCTTGGGTCATCAGCTGGCAATTTTTCGCTCTCGTCAACCTCCACCCAGATTGACCCTCCGTCAGATACAAAGTAAAGCTCGttgaaaattgcacttttgTACCAATCTGGGAGACCGCTGTGGTTTGATCAAGAGGTAGAGTAATCTTTTTTACTGATGGAAACTTTCACCTGTCATTGAGAATTGGCTCCTGCCATGTTTCTATTTCTTTTTCCCACGATTTGTAGTTCTGAAGAGCATATGCTGCAATCTTTGGCGCGGCCTTACCATCAgacccaaaatattttgtgtaaaaCCTGGAACATTTAAGACGCCGATTTTTGGAATGAAATAGATAACTAGGTCAAGGTAGACCTACCGCCGATAAGTCGTCGAGCTGCCAGAGAACTGAACTTGTGGCATGTCCCAGACCAATGCAAATTCTGCTCTTCCTTTGCTGTTGGCTTGAACCGTGTTTTTGCAGCTAACTGCACAACCCACCTCTTCCCTAGCATTTCCTGAGAAATGAGGTTAGAACGATTTTGCAGAGGGGAGCATAAATATACCTGGACGATATTCTTCTGATTTTGTGTTGAGCTCCCCTTTGGTTTGGAGGGGTTGCCAGATTTCATATCCTGGTCCATTTGGGTTGAAGTGCGTCTCTGTGGTAATATTTTCCTACAAGATTAGAGAAgaaagataaacaaaaatttgaaaaaatgagcaACCAGAGTCACTGACATTGTTTGAACACGCAATGCCGTAAGTACACCTCATAGCCCTTATCACTTGATGGATCATAACGCCCTTGACGTCTCCACCAGCTTCATCAAACGCTTCAGTCCAACAATTTCCTGcacgtcaaataaaaaacaaacggCCATTAGAAAGATAaacaagataaatatttttttaagggcgatgaaattaatatttgtgtgTGGTTTTAATGAAAGACCAGCATTATCTATGCGAGTAAATAGAGAATTTAATGCATAATTGTTTTAACTTGTGGTGTTTTTCCTTTTACTTGGTACTAGAAACTACCAAACGTTTCCCAGGTAAGATCAAGAATCTGAATAATCCAATTTACTTTTTCCAAatcaactaaattattttcattaagtgacaaattatttttctaattatttgatttgataatttaaatactgTAAATTCTAACGATAAAGATTAACCAAGTTTCATTCCGATTAATAGTACacagtaataaataaataatattaattcaaataaactcCAAATTGTGACAGGAAGTTCCAACACCAAATCTCAAGGCCCCTTTGTTGATTGATCGTTGAGTTactttttgtatttcaatcaTCCGACACCTACTTCTACATACtgatctaattaaaattattttcacacacaaaaatttatttaaatgattggaaaattttgagcctTTCACAAAAATGACTAGACAAATAGATAACCATTTATGCATGGTTTCTCTAAAActccatattttaaaattaattaaaaacaaaaccttTCTTGTCATCTTTCCCTCCAgttccatttttaaaggtcATGGTTATGCTGATCTGAAGATCCTCATTGCTGCCGTTTTCAACATCCCAAACAAACACAGCGCAAGGCAAACTACTGTcctgcaatttattaatttatgttccAAAATATCTGGAAAAAAGTAACATTAAAAGTTTACCTTGTAGTTATGAGGTATGACAGGCGAGACTTGGCGGCACGTTAGTGTGACTTTGTGCTCATGTATTTTGTATTCAGTCCATGCACGTGGGTAGAGAGCACAGTATTGAGCATTTGAGCCATCAAATTCCCATTTCCATGAAGATAATCGGTTTGACTTTGGCTTCCTGGTGGATTTGGGATTTAGACAAACTTCTAACtgagttgattatttttcacttgtgAGGAGAAAGGACTTGTTGGTATACTGTCGTTCCCTCACTGTTTCTAATTGTGACAAGAAATTGGTTTGCAGCAAGAACGTGGTACGAGTACATGCCAGGTCTCATTTGGTATCTGCAAAATTCGCCGCGAAAACCACGACCAATCGTGCCTGCACCAATCCCACCGATTGGAGCGCCTGTTAAACAATAGTTTGGGAGAAATTCATGTCAAAATCTCTTGTgtaatggaatttaaataggGGTGAAAATAACGTTTATATAAATACAgtattgacaaaattttattatgtatcTTGCATTATTGGCCAGAAGTactgccaaaaatattttcttctgaatttctgttttaaaatgaaaaaaataaagttgtttAATACTAACTAGCGGACGCTGACCTCAACCAAAATTAAGTACAATACTCTTTGACAGAGAGATAGCATGGACATGCTTTGTTTTGACAAGATCTGAACTAATATTTTCCCTCAATATTAcaacaaaaagaaattgttATCTTGGTTGACAGCAAATAATTATAGTTTGATAACACAAGATTTAGAATAATACATTATTATGATTGACTAGTTCGTCAAAAATTATGTGCtcatgtgaaattttaaatcgttgttttacatattatatggatttttaaatattaacagggattaaaaatttcttctcaCCATATATCTGCTTCCCAGTTTTCATCTTGAAGTAGTTCATCAATGGACGTTTCccatcttttaaaatattgagtgCCCATGTCAAATACctaaaattgcgaaaattgcaaaattaaagttttcatTAAACTCCGttacaaaattagcaaaaaaaactAACCTCAATCCAAGTGGGATCAGTGGAGGTAACTGTTTAAGTTTTGGCTTCACCCTTTGGTTTCGCCTCTCAGGAAAGACATGGTTGAGTTTCACCTTCCAGCCATAGCCATGCTGAGGCGTAGAGCAGAGCGCCGCTTCCTGTCTACCTGACATGGTCACTCCGCACTAGAAAATACTCAGGACACCGATGTGGCACGGAGCTGGACTTAGCAACTGCTCTGTTGCAGGATTACAGCGATTTTGCATGACGAGTAGCGATTGTAGGGTTGCAGTTGACGTCGCTCTGGTTCAGCTCCACTGGCGTCTAAAATCGTCGTGGATTATAATCACTTTTTTGTATGATTCGTCACTTTATCAGGAAAGCTGCATCACGAACGTACTATCAGCACAGCTGTAATGCATGCTCCTGTGGAGTTTTTGTGGTGTGGTGACTGTCTGATACCTTTAAAAACCACATACACACGCCCCCTTTTTACGGCAAACAAGCGGAGTGAGGGAAAGTCTCCAGTGGAGCTCGGGTGGGTAGTGCAATGGAAAGTTAActataattcattaattttggaaaattggtAACAAAATTTAGATACTTTCTCTGAAAAACAGAATTtctgagataaaaatttagctaaatatttattttgttaatttaattgaaagataatttctagaaaaagaTTGGTTCCTCTGCATTGTCAGACAGCTCTGGTTCTAAAATTCCTAACTCCAGTTAAATGTCAACATCCACAGTGTCAACATTAGAGATCGCAGAGGACGCAGAGCGTAGTGTGTAACAAAAAACCCTTAGCTAATGTGAGCTCAATCTTCTGCGGTTTTTGCTGTTTCGTAAGACTTGGTATAGCTTTctatattttcacttttcgcctatggtgaaatttttatcgttGCCTAATATTAATTACAGCAACCAAAGTGAGGTAGTGATCTGTCTTTgagggaaattttcaaaaataattgtgatgAGCATGTCCGAAGCCACAAGTTTCATCCCTCAATCGGTGTTTTCGATTCCACTTTTGGCAAATAATAGTTCAGCTGTAGACCACGACTTGGCCACAAAGTCTAAAAAAGGTTCGATACATattgctatttaattttaaaaaaagagaaattttctaaaaaatttgcagcaacTGAACGGATCTCGGAAAATATGCACATAGTTGCAAATGAACCATCATTGGCTTTTTACCGTGTGCAGGAGCATGTACGGAAGGCACTTCCTCCAATGGTCAGCAAAAGAGTTGAAGTAAAAAAGCTGAATCAAGAACTACAAGGGAGGTGTTATGATCTGGAATATGCGCTCGGGtataaacacattttaaacgATTGAAAGTCCTTGAATTGTTATCATTTCATGATCCTGTTTCATGTTTGTGGCCTAATTATTTGTActtattaaaacttttatctTCTGTACTCAATGAACTTAATTagtctctaattttttttttaaattttagggcAGTGAAATCAATGGAGAGCGCTGAAcctacttttaaaaatcttcaagaTTTGACAAAAAACGCAATTTACTTCAAACAGCAGCTGAAATATGAAGAATCAAGACGGTAATAAAACGctcaattaagaaaataaattaatgaaaataaaataagtttatttctgtaaactaataaatattaacataattacagatcaaaaaaGGAACCATCTGTCTACAAACGGCTATCGGCGCACATATCTCAGGAGATCCCTGATTTAGCGGATATTTCAGACGCACTTCGAGAAACTGCTTCTCGAGTCGAGTCAATGATGACGAATGCAAGAAGCAACCCAGGCCCTGCGCCAGCTCCAGTTGCGACTGAAGCCTCCGAAACCAGTGGCTCTACAATTAACCAGCAGACATAAGAACTTTGATATTTTGTGGAGATGGATGGTATAGAAATCAAACATAAAATGCTTGAAGAAACTAAAAATGTACCGTAATTCTTCTAGAGCATCAATGGtgtgcaatgaaaatttttatttatcctaTTTTACTGTGATTCAAATTATGTTATTACgcaataaatctaaaatataaaagtaattacacatttattgaaaaatacatgATCCTCAAAATGTgaatatgcatttttttaatttaatttagaattcatAGATGGAATTCttgctgataaaaaataaggttgtataatattatattttcgcTGGAAAGATAATACATATTgatcattttattcaattattgatattggattaattttaaaaaaagcctaACTATCGGGACCAATTTAACTGTTCAGGGGGCAgatcacggcaacgcaaccttgaaacaaaatggcaacgctggacGCAAAAGATTAGCATTGTACagcgtttcaaggtcgagctaaaaaagtgccgtgatccgcccccaGATTCATAGTTATAGCTATGAAATCGTTTTGGTAGCGGATATACTGCGCATATAGCTCGCCAACAAAGCtcgaagaaattaaaattccaaaaattaaaaatgtactaTACGTCAATACATAATATCACAATGAGTAACCTTGGGGATTACTTTTAGTATCAGAAAAGTTAAAACATTAACTTAACTTACGGTTTTGTCCTAATAATTATAGTGATTTTATGGAATAAGACGTGGTGCCTCTATATTTTATAACCATAAAgtcgtaaatttttattacacacaCTTTGGATTTTCAATGGTAAAAGCtgtacacaaaataaaatccagattGGCCTCTACAAGACGAGGCATgaggctgattgtgagaatcGGCGGGCAATGGTGAGCAAACATATGAATTATAAACTAAAGAGCGAAGGTCACTCTTGATGATATtggctttttaattggattattatatttatttttaatttagattagaGGACCTTTATGGTCTAACTAGTCTCTAATTTAGATGCATTCTAAGATTCAtgactttggcaagaataaacaataataattatagattatgaattttgttaacTGCTTGTGATATTCGTATTATATAGACTGATTTATATATGTTTCTATTGtgattataaattgaaaaaacgttcaagatattaattttgcaaagtttCCGAAGGTTCCTATAAGTTTAGTTCAAATTCTGTTCTGGTTCTCCTCTTCGCGGGCTCAAGCCGacgagagaaataaatacCGGTATCTAAAAGCCAAGAAACGGTAGTTTGAATTTAGTGTAATTTTATCTGTAAGGCACTCGATACTTTGACATGGTTTTTATATTGTCAATCTGATCTTGCATCGTTTTAAAAAGTTGCATTTTAGGGTCATTATTCATAATAATCTATTCGAGCGTGCAAGTTGATGCGATTCTTCAAACTGCACTGAACTGAATACCGGTTTTCATTGACAATGATCATCTGTTGATCATTGATTTGATGCTGACGTTTTGTTTATATCGGCTGGTCGTTCGCTTGCTGCCTGTGCCTGTGGCT
It encodes:
- the LOC135935055 gene encoding cap-specific mRNA (nucleoside-2'-O-)-methyltransferase 1-like, giving the protein MDPPSTIPREGSKEPRKRPQEDQDNASDNKRAMLTKSSVAMRMMAKMGYKEGGGLGREEQGITAPVVPSTQLGRRGLGLKVAGLESKTVKWDWDSEVVEAKETLKWLPGAEVPTDLSPNWVQLGEEKRTIDDEDKYCSPEVLKNVLSAKSVFDQLDDVELRKSRGKCNPFESIGKVFFQNRAALKMANIDAACDMMFTDPKNKEGQKSLPQDQLLYFADICAGPGGFSEYVLWRKSWQAKGFGFTLRGGNDFKLEDFYAASAETFEPCYGKDGDGNIYKPANISHFQEHVLANAGGKGVHFTMADGGFSVEGQENIQEILSHRLYLCQCLVALSITRPGGHFVVKLFDLFTPFSAGLIWLMRRAFREICIFKPNTSRPANSERYLVCKHRLDDVSAVRNLMWTANEEFEKLGTGSGRAVVTLVPEDVIAGDKELVEYLTTSNNELGHRQAVSLNKIKAFCQDPTLFEPRQAEMRKSCLDLWRIPEKSRTVPRVERPEAVFAGFKLEYLQNIFDLTPPFLQDMKMLEWRCYAMNSRRTSKKCTLFLSVGRGNVYFLDRGRWNNVSVENAKLDLPAKTLVFGELVSELRGEARAQTSIKVLHVMDAHVLGGRVIGHLSFDERVYQCKLFAKAVDRPTRIDLTRFYVKEAFTLDNLDSLFEKLNSKRIKQFSGDRKMCFMLDESEEKFFMVGGLSFMKVVVEPWTVAFSKSASRKYWFNLEDGTSLFERPNESNLCFEGSVNLRVNWWWDDKVNLAMGDDVRRLDSTIVHRVSLVDKIEREKVSLRMI
- the LOC135935058 gene encoding BLOC-1-related complex subunit 8 homolog; translation: MSMSEATSFIPQSVFSIPLLANNSSAVDHDLATKSKKATERISENMHIVANEPSLAFYRVQEHVRKALPPMVSKRVEVKKLNQELQGRCYDLEYALGAVKSMESAEPTFKNLQDLTKNAIYFKQQLKYEESRRSKKEPSVYKRLSAHISQEIPDLADISDALRETASRVESMMTNARSNPGPAPAPVATEASETSGSTINQQT
- the LOC135935054 gene encoding non-lysosomal glucosylceramidase — translated: MSGRQEAALCSTPQHGYGWKVKLNHVFPERRNQRVKPKLKQLPPLIPLGLRYLTWALNILKDGKRPLMNYFKMKTGKQIYGAPIGGIGAGTIGRGFRGEFCRYQMRPGMYSYHVLAANQFLVTIRNSEGTTVYQQVLSPHKKPKSNRLSSWKWEFDGSNAQYCALYPRAWTEYKIHEHKVTLTCRQVSPVIPHNYKDSSLPCAVFVWDVENGSNEDLQISITMTFKNGTGGKDDKKGNCWTEAFDEAGGDVKGVMIHQVIRAMRCTYGIACSNNENITTETHFNPNGPGYEIWQPLQTKGELNTKSEEYRPGNAREEVGCAVSCKNTVQANSKGRAEFALVWDMPQVQFSGSSTTYRRFYTKYFGSDGKAAPKIAAYALQNYKSWEKEIETWQEPILNDSGLPDWYKSAIFNELYFVSDGGSIWVEVDESEKLPADDPRMEYGRFGYLEGHEYRMYNTYDVHFYASFALTQLWPQLQKVLQYDIRDSISKEDLSRRKHLYDGQKAIRKSAGSVPHDVGDPEEDPFVNINSYPIHDVADWRDLNSKFVLQVFRDFTLWKDLAYLKAMWPQACTVIQKSLAWDKDDDGLIENGGFPDQTYDSWIMTGASAYCGSLWLASLHSMVEMGRALGESTELYETTLHKGKAAFEAKLWNGEYYNFDSSGAPHSSSIMSDQLCGHWYLRACGVTDKVFPKENVKKALTTIFNNNVMKFKNGTMGAVNGMLPSGNKDLFTIQSEEVWVGTVYALAAVMMHEGMVEESFKTAAGIYQTVYDRIGMGFETPEALYEEKYYRAIGYMRPLSIWAIQLAWEQLNSAK